In Juglans regia cultivar Chandler chromosome 5, Walnut 2.0, whole genome shotgun sequence, the following are encoded in one genomic region:
- the LOC118348534 gene encoding leucine-rich repeat protein 1-like, whose product MLDTLAVFKLHVQLCCNVSRIIFFLFLFLYCSDLGNSNLSGHLVPELGKLEHLQYLELYKNHIEGTIPSELGNLKSLISLDLYNNNISGTIPPSLGKLKSLVFLRLNDNRLNGPIPRELTGISTLKVVDVSNNDLCGTIPTSGPFEHIPLNNFEHNPRLEGPELLGLATYDTSCS is encoded by the exons ATGTTAGATACACTTGCAGTTTTTAAGTTACATGTGCAACTTTGTTGTAATGTctcaagaataatttttttcctttttctgttcTTATATTGCAGTGATCTTGGTAATTCAAATTTATCTGGACATTTGGTGCCTGAACTTGGGAAGCTAGAGCATCTACAGTAtct GGAGCTATATAAAAACCACATTGAAGGGACTATTCCTTCAGAACTTGGTAACCTAAAGAGTCTCATCAGCTTGGATTTATACAATAACAACATCTCTGGGACAATTCCTCCTTCGTTGGGGAAATTGAAGTCTCTTGTGTTCCT GCGGCTTAATGACAACAGGTTAAATGGGCCAATCCCCAGGGAGCTTACTGGTATTTCTACCCTCAAAGTTGT AGATGTCTCGAACAATGATTTGTGTGGAACTATTCCAACCAGCGGACCATTTGAGCACATCCCTTTGAACAA CTTTGAGCATAATCCTCGGCTAGAAGGTCCAGAGTTGCTGGGACTCGCAACTTATGACACAAGCTGCTCATGA